AGTTTTAGTAGAGAAAGAGATAAAAGCTCCTGAAGGGTTAACCGTTATTCAGGTAAATAATACTAGGAGCGCGATGCAAACTATTGTTCCATACTTTTTTGACTATCCCGCCCGTAAGCTGCGGATGGTAGGGGTTACCGGCACGAATGGCAAGACAACGACAACCTATCTAATTCGGAGTATTTTAAAGGCGGCAGGATACAAAGTAGGTGTCATCGGGACTATTCAAACACTCATTGGCGAACGTATATTACCTGCGAAAAATACTACTCCAGATGTCGTGGACCTTCAGAAAACATTGGCTGAAATGGTAAGTGCAGCTATGGAGTATGTGATTATGGAAGTTTCGTCTCATGCTTTAGCTCTAAAACGGGTTGCCGGCAGTGAGTTTGATATCGGCGTGTTTACTAACATTACCCGTGATCATCTTGATTTTCATAGCACCTTTGACAATTATATTGATGCTAAGGCTGAACTTTTCCGTATGCTTGAAAGCCCAGATAACTATAAAAGTAATAAAGCCGCAGTCATTAATATTGATGATGAAGCCGGCAACGTCATGTTGGGAAATACTAAATGCCGTGCTATTACTTATAGCGTAAATAAAAGTGCCGATATTAAAGCCCAGGACATTCACGTATTTGCAACTGGCTCAAAGTTCTCTCTAATGTCCGGGTTCGGTAATTTTCCGCTTGATTTAAAAATTACTGGTGTATTTAACGTTTATAATGTTATGGCAGCTATTGGGGTAGCTTTTGCTGAAGGAATAGCTGCAAATATTATTCAGCAAGCTATGGAGGATTTTGTTAGTGTTCCAGGCCGGTTTGAGTTGGTTGATGCTGGGCAGCCCTTTTCGGTTATTGTCGATTACGCCCACACTCCTGATGGGTTGGAAAACATATTGAGAACTGCCCAGCAATTTGCAAAGCAACGGATTATTGTTGTGTTTGGCTGTGGTGGTGACAGGGATCGTACTAAAAGGCCGATTATGGGAAAAATAACTGCCGAAATGGCGGATGTTGTAATTGCAACTTCAGATAACCCTCGTAGTGAGGATCCTGAGTTTATTTTGTCGGAAATAGAAGTCGGTATCAAACAAGGATTAACTTCAAACAAGCAATATGAGAAGATTGTTGATAGGCGTCAAGCTATCATTAGAGCTTTAACGATTGCTAATCCTGAAGATGTTGTTATTATTGCAGGAAAAGGGCATGAGACGTATCAAATTCTAAAAGATAAAACTATTTCATTTGATGATAAAGAAATCGCTCTTCAATTTCTCAGGGAGATGAAGTAAATGGCAGAGTTTTCAGTTCGCGATATTTGTCTTGCTACGGGTGGCAAAATTCAGCAATGTGAAGAAAATTATTTTACAGGCGTGTCAACTGACACTAGAACAATAAGACCGGGAGATTTGTTTGTAGCAATTACTGGGGAACGTTTTGACGGGCATAGCTTTATTAATCAAGCCATACAAAATGGAGCTTCTGGCATTGTGGCTTCAACTCAACTATCTGCAATAAATGGTAATGTCACAGTTATTATTGTAGAAAATACTTTAAAAGCATATCAGGATATTGCTGCTTTTCATCGGAATAGATTCAGCATCCCAGTAATAGCTATAACCGGCTCTAATGGAAAAACGACAACCAAAGATTTTACAGCTGCTGTTTTGGGGAGTCGATGGAATGTACTAAAAACTCAGGCTAATTATAATAATGAAATTGGATTACCACTCACATTACTTCATTTAGAGCCGTGTCATGATGTGGCTGTTGTTGAAATGGGAATGCGTGGCCTTGGCGAAATTCATGAACTGACCGAAATTGCTAGACCGACTATTGCTATTTTAACAAATGTTGGCGAAACACATATTGAACTGCTTGGTTCACTTGATAATATAGCCACAGCAAAATCAGAGTTAGTTTCTGCTATTTCTAAAGATGGTCTTGTTGTGCTTAATGCAGATAATGATTACGTAAGAAATATGAGCAGCAAAGCTTTAGGGCAGGTTATCTATTATGGTATCCAGCATGAATACTGCCAGGTTCGAGCTGTAAATGTGAAAACACACGAATATGAAACAGTCTTTGATTGTGAACATTCTCAGGGAGTTTTTACAGCAGTCATTCCTACCATTGGCAAGCATAATGTTTATAATGCATTGGCAGCTATTACAACAGCTTTAGAATTAGGTCTTCATCCGGATGAGATTAAAGCTGGCCTAAGCCTGTTTACACCCAGTGCAATGCGTTTGGCAATTGAAAAAATTGGCAATTATAATATCATTAATGATGCCTATAATGCCAGTCCGATGTCTATGGTGGCTGCAATTGATACACTCGTTGAATTTGCACCAGGAAGGCGTATCGCCGTATTAGGCGATATGCTGGAATTAGGCTCAATGGCTGTTAAAGCGCACCAGCAGATTGGGCAAAAATTGGCGGCAGCTGGTGTGGATATCGTAGTAACAGTGGGAGAATTGGCAAAACATATCGCCGATTCAGCACAAGAATATGGAATACTAACTGTTGTAGCTTGCGATAGTCATGCTCTTGCTCAAAGATGTTTACAAGAATTACTGAAACCCGGTGATACTGTGTTAATAAAAGGATCACGCGGTATGAAGATGGAAAAAATATTGGAACAGTTGATCTAAGGTCTGGGAGGCTTATCATGCATGAATTATTCTATGCTACAGTAGTGGCTTTTATCGTTGCACTCATTGTTGGTCCATTAGTGATTCCGCTATTACAGCGAATGAAATTTGGTCAAAGTATTCGAGAAGAGGGGCCTGAGCGGCATTATGCCAAAGCTGGAACCCCAACAATGGGGGGCATCATTATTTTAACTGCTTTAATCATTCCTGTTGTTTATTTTGCCGGCAGCAGTTTGGAAATATGGTTAGCGCTTTTTGTAACTCTGGGTCATGGACTATTAGGTTTTATTGATGATTTTATTAAAGTAGTCTTAAAACGTTCGCTTGGACTTAAGGCTCGGCAAAAATTATTAGGGCAAATTGTTATGGCTTTGGCCTTATGCTATATTGCGATCAACTATATGGGACGGGGAACGGATTTATGGATACCGTTGTTAGGTGTTAATGTTGATTTTGGGCCGTTATATTATATTTTAATTTTTTTAGTTCTTGTCGGTACTACCAATGCGGTAAATTTAACAGATGGCTTGGATGGCTTGGCGGCAGGAACTACGACGGTTGCGGCACTAGCTTATGCGGTGATCTGTATGAATTTTGCAAAGCCGGATTTAGCAATATTTTGCGTGTCTCTTGCAGGTGCGACTTTAGGCTTTTTACGCTATAACGCTCACCCCGCCAGAGTGTTTATGGGTGATACGGGCTCATTGGCGCTGGGTGGAGCACTTGCCGCAGTTTCAGTGATGACTAAGACAGAATTGCTGCTTGTGATTGTTGGCGGTGTTTTTGTTATTGAGGCTTTATCGGTCATTATCCAAGTTATTTCTTTTAAATCAACAGGGAAACGTGTTTTCTTAATGAGTCCTATTCATCATCATTTTGAATTGGCTGGCTGGTCAGAAAATAAGGTGGTTACTGTTTTCTGGCTGGCTGGAGCGGTTTTTAGTGCAATTGCGTTAGTCATATTAGCGGTAAGCCAATCAGGAGGCATATAAGATGCAGTTTAAGGATAAAAAAATCGTTGTACTGGGAGCAGGCATTAGTGGTATTGGCGTGGCTGGTATTTTGCAGCAGCTTGGCGGAGATGTTATCTTAAATGATGCCAAGCCCGCTGAGAAAATTAAGCAAGATTTTTCTGGTTTAGAAACGCAGGGTGTAAAACTGGTTCTTGGAATGCAGGAGGAAAGTATATTACAAGATGTTGATTATTTAGTTGTTTCACCCGGTATATCTATTCATTTGCCATTAATTCAAAAAGCAAAGTCACAAGGGATTTTGGTTATGAGCGAAATTGAAGTGGCTTATCAGTTATGTCAAGCTCCAATTATTGCAATAACTGGAACAAATGGTAAAACAACAACAACAACCCTTGTTGGTGAAATGTTACAAACAACCGGGAAAGAAATTGTTATTGGCGGCAATATTGGAAGTTCATTAACCAAAGAGGTAGCTGCTGTTGCTTCAGATGGGATGGTTGTTGCTGAGATATCCAGTTTCCAGCTAGAAGGAGCCGTTGACTTTAGACCTAAAATTGCTGCGATATTGAACTTGACGCCAGACCATCTTGATAGGCATCAAACAATGGAAATTTACCAAAAAACAAAAGAAACAATATTTAAAAATCAGACAGCAGATGACTTTTTGGTATTAAATTATGACGATGTACAGGTACGTGATATGGCAGAACGGGGTACAGCCAGGGTCATGTTTTTCAGTCGTAAAGAAGAATTGACTGAAGGGATTTTCGTTAAGAATGAAACTATTACAATCATGTGGGAAGGCAAAAAATACGAAGTTTGTTCTGTGCATGATATAAAAATAAAAGGCGGCCATAATATTGAGAATACTCTGGCAGCCTGCGGCATGGCTTTTTTGGCTGGGGCAAAAGTGATAGAACTTGCTAAGGTTATTAAAAACTTTGGCGGAGTTGAACATCGCATTGAATTTGTTGCTAGAATTAATGGGACGGAATATTATAATGATTCAAAAGCTACCAATCCTGAATCGTCAATTAAGGCACTT
This sequence is a window from Sporomusaceae bacterium FL31. Protein-coding genes within it:
- the murF gene encoding UDP-N-acetylmuramoyl-tripeptide--D-alanyl-D-alanine ligase, coding for MAEFSVRDICLATGGKIQQCEENYFTGVSTDTRTIRPGDLFVAITGERFDGHSFINQAIQNGASGIVASTQLSAINGNVTVIIVENTLKAYQDIAAFHRNRFSIPVIAITGSNGKTTTKDFTAAVLGSRWNVLKTQANYNNEIGLPLTLLHLEPCHDVAVVEMGMRGLGEIHELTEIARPTIAILTNVGETHIELLGSLDNIATAKSELVSAISKDGLVVLNADNDYVRNMSSKALGQVIYYGIQHEYCQVRAVNVKTHEYETVFDCEHSQGVFTAVIPTIGKHNVYNALAAITTALELGLHPDEIKAGLSLFTPSAMRLAIEKIGNYNIINDAYNASPMSMVAAIDTLVEFAPGRRIAVLGDMLELGSMAVKAHQQIGQKLAAAGVDIVVTVGELAKHIADSAQEYGILTVVACDSHALAQRCLQELLKPGDTVLIKGSRGMKMEKILEQLI
- the murD gene encoding UDP-N-acetylmuramoylalanine--D-glutamate ligase, whose translation is MQFKDKKIVVLGAGISGIGVAGILQQLGGDVILNDAKPAEKIKQDFSGLETQGVKLVLGMQEESILQDVDYLVVSPGISIHLPLIQKAKSQGILVMSEIEVAYQLCQAPIIAITGTNGKTTTTTLVGEMLQTTGKEIVIGGNIGSSLTKEVAAVASDGMVVAEISSFQLEGAVDFRPKIAAILNLTPDHLDRHQTMEIYQKTKETIFKNQTADDFLVLNYDDVQVRDMAERGTARVMFFSRKEELTEGIFVKNETITIMWEGKKYEVCSVHDIKIKGGHNIENTLAACGMAFLAGAKVIELAKVIKNFGGVEHRIEFVARINGTEYYNDSKATNPESSIKALEAFDGHVILIAGGRDKKTDLTEFVRLIGDKVDHLILLGEAQERFKEAAGHGGVKSIYTVQSFDEAVHLAHNLAGAHHVVLLSPACSSYDMFDNYEERGKVFKNLVRQLG
- the murE_1 gene encoding UDP-N-acetylmuramoyl-L-alanyl-D-glutamate--2, 6-diaminopimelate ligase; the protein is MEKTLEQLLAMIPEAMVSGDKNKMIKAITHDSRDVIPGTLFICLTGAKVDGHDYIHQAYEAGAAAVLVEKEIKAPEGLTVIQVNNTRSAMQTIVPYFFDYPARKLRMVGVTGTNGKTTTTYLIRSILKAAGYKVGVIGTIQTLIGERILPAKNTTPDVVDLQKTLAEMVSAAMEYVIMEVSSHALALKRVAGSEFDIGVFTNITRDHLDFHSTFDNYIDAKAELFRMLESPDNYKSNKAAVINIDDEAGNVMLGNTKCRAITYSVNKSADIKAQDIHVFATGSKFSLMSGFGNFPLDLKITGVFNVYNVMAAIGVAFAEGIAANIIQQAMEDFVSVPGRFELVDAGQPFSVIVDYAHTPDGLENILRTAQQFAKQRIIVVFGCGGDRDRTKRPIMGKITAEMADVVIATSDNPRSEDPEFILSEIEVGIKQGLTSNKQYEKIVDRRQAIIRALTIANPEDVVIIAGKGHETYQILKDKTISFDDKEIALQFLREMK
- the mraY gene encoding phospho-N-acetylmuramoyl-pentapeptide-transferase, which encodes MHELFYATVVAFIVALIVGPLVIPLLQRMKFGQSIREEGPERHYAKAGTPTMGGIIILTALIIPVVYFAGSSLEIWLALFVTLGHGLLGFIDDFIKVVLKRSLGLKARQKLLGQIVMALALCYIAINYMGRGTDLWIPLLGVNVDFGPLYYILIFLVLVGTTNAVNLTDGLDGLAAGTTTVAALAYAVICMNFAKPDLAIFCVSLAGATLGFLRYNAHPARVFMGDTGSLALGGALAAVSVMTKTELLLVIVGGVFVIEALSVIIQVISFKSTGKRVFLMSPIHHHFELAGWSENKVVTVFWLAGAVFSAIALVILAVSQSGGI